TCAGCCCGCGATGGCTCAGCAGCACGCCCTTGGGATGGCCGGTGCTGCCGGAGGTGAACAGCAGCAGCGCCGGCGCGTCCGGCGCCAGCGCCTGCGCACAGGCGGGTTCGCCCAGCGCCAGGCGCTCGGCGGGCAGCAGGCGGGCCGCCGGCAGCCCGGACGCGGCGGCCGTGCCCGCGTGCGCGGGGTCGTGCAGCATCCAGGCCAGTCCCACCGCGGCGACGCGGCGCGCGGTTTCCTCATCGGCCAGGCGCGGTTCCAGCGGACACGGGCAGGCGCCCGCCGCCATCGCGCCCAGGATCGCGATCAGTTGCTCCAGCGAGCGCTCCATCGCCACGGCGACAAAGTCCCCCTCGCCCACGCCCGCCGCCCGCAGCGCGCCCGCGGCGCGGGCCACGCGCTCATGCAGCGCCGCGTAGTCCAGCGTGGCGTTTTCGGCGACCAGGGCGGGCAACCGCGCCCGGTCCGGCCGGGTCCAACTGCGCGCGTAGGCGGCCACCAGCGTGGCATCGGCGTTGTTCATACCAGTGTCTCCAGGCGATCGGGGCCGCATGGATCCGGCTTTGCCGGGCCATCGCGGCGCCCCCTTGAGGGGGGAGCGCGCCAGCGCTCGGGGGTGGTCCTACTCAGCGCAACGTCACCGCCGCATCGCGTTCGAATTGGCCCTCGGGGTCCAGCTCGCGCAAGGCGCGCGCCTCGGCCGGCGTGGGCGGCTCGGTGGGTGCGGCGCCGCTGGCGTCGAACTCGAAGCCGGTGCGCTCGCGCACCTCGGCGAGACTCGCCTGCGGATGCCATGACTGCAGGGCCAGCCGCCCGTCACGCTTGATGAACACGGCGATCGGCGTGACGACGCCATGAAAGCCGCCCCATGAGGTGACGAAATCCAGCCTGGGCACCAGCGTGCGCGTCGAGTGCTCGGTGCGCCAGGTGCAGGCGCGCCGCGCCGTGGGCAGCATGACCGCGCCGCCTCCGCCGCCCGGCAGGCGGACCTTGGGCGCGTGCCAGTCGCCGATGCAGGAGTTGTTGGCGCAGCCCTCGCCATCGATCTGGGCCGCGCCCAGGAAGGTCAGGTCCATGCGGCCGCGCGTGCACAGATCGTAGAAATCCTCGTTGGCGAAGATCGACGCCGTGTGTTCGGCCAGCACCGGATCGGAGCTGGAAAGCGGCACGTGCGAGGGCCTGGGATTCACGCCGCCCGCCACGTTGATGTAGACGTAGTCCCAGTCATAGGCGCGCTTGGCCAGCAGGCAGGCCAGCATCGGCATGGTGGAATTGACGCCGCTGAAGGTGATCTCGTCCGGGCGGATGAAGCGCGCGAGGTTGGTCACGATGTAGGAAAAGCCCGACCATTGCTCAGCCATGGCTGGCCTCCTTCGCTTCCGGCGCCGCCGCCAGGTGGGCGGCCAGTTCGCTGTTCTTGTCCATGTAGGCCTCGACGGCCGGGTAGTCGATCGCGTAGGCCGGCCAGCACGAGCCAGGCCAGGCGCTGCCCGGCGCCACGGCATAGGCCTGCACCATGAAGTACGGCACCAGCGTGGACTCGGGCTGGGCCTCGAACACCGCGCTGTCGACCTGTTTCTCGGCCACTACCAACACGCTGCCGGCGGCGCGCGACATGATGCGGTCCCAGTGCGCGGTGCCGCTCACGCGCACATTGCCCTGCGCGTCGATCTCGGATGCCTGGATCACGGCAAAGTCCGGCCGCACCGCCGGCACCACCCAGGTCCGCTGGCCGCTGCCGTAGGGATCGTCGATGCATTTCCAGCCGTTCAATTCGGGCAGGCCGCTGCCATGCAGGCCGCCGCAGGGCTGGAACGGCACGCCGAACGCCGCCGCCCGCAGGCCCGCCGTGAGGCTGGCGCAGGCATGCTCTTCCAGCTCGACCTCGCCGCGCTCGATCGCCTTGCGATACCAGGGCGCCAGGCCGAAGTTGCCTTCCATGGCCACGATGCCCGCGCGCACGCGGCGCAACGCGCCGGCGCGGCACAGGATGTCCACGTCGTAGCCGGGCGACTGCTTGATCAGTTCCAGGTCGCGCTTGCCCTGCCGGATCAGTTCGCGCACGAAGCCGAACGGCCCGCGATGCAGGAAGCTGCCCCCCAGCGCGATGCTGGCGCCGTCCGGCACCATGGCGGCCAGTTCCGCCAGCGTGCGCTGCTTGTTCTTCTGGTTGTATCCCGAACCCATCTTGTCTCCTTGTCCCGCCGCGCGGCTAGCGGGCCTGCAAATAGGCGGCCACGCGGGCCTTGAGCCCCGGCTCGGCGGCCGAGCGCGTCAGCCGCGCCAGGTCGGCGTCCGGCGCCTCAAGCGACAGCGCGGCGTACAGCTGCGCGCGGCTCGCATCGGTCAGCGCGGACGCGACGGCCAGCGCCTCATCGGCCGCCGCCGGCCATTCGTCTTGCTTCGCCAGCCGGCTGACGAAGCCGTCGCGCAAAGCCGCTTCGGCGTCGAAGGTCGCGGCCTGTTCCAGGATGGTGCGCGCGCGCTCGGCGCCCACCAGCGCGGCGAAGCGCCGCGTGCCCAGCACCAGCCCGAACTTCAGTCCCGGCATGCGGAAGCTGGCCTCGGGCGCGGCCAGCCGCCACTTGCAGGCGCCGAACAGATCCACGCCGGCGCCGAAGTTGCGGCCATGCGCCAGCGCCACCGTCAGGCAGGGCGTGGCCGCCACGCGCTGCAGCAGCATCTCGATGCGCACGAAGCGCAGTAGCAGGTCGCCCTCGCTCTGCGATTCCCAATCGCCGAAGTCGAAGCCCGCGCTGAAATTGCGGCCCTCGCCCTGGAACACGATGGCGCGCGCCTGCTCGGCCTGCGCCCGGTCCACCGCCGCGATCAGCGCCTCGACCAGCCCGGCCGACAGTGCGTTCATCTTGTCGGGCCGTGCCAGCGTCAGCAGATGCAGCGCGCCGCGCCGCTCGACCCGCAGGCCGTCCGTTTCCGTGATGTCGCTCATGCCGGCTCCTTGCGCCGCGCGCGCAGCGCGCCCAGCACTTCCTCGTTGTGCTCGCCCAGCGCTGGCGGGCGGCGACGCAGCGCCGTGGTCTGTCCGTCGAAGCGCACCGGCAGGCCGAAGGTGCGCGTGCGCACGCCGTTGGGCAGTTCCAGCGGCTGCACCCAGCCCATGTGCTCGACCTGCGGATCGGCCAGCACTTCCGAATAGGTGTTGATCGGCGCGCAGGGGACGCCCGCCTCGCGAAAGCGCGCCAGCCAGGACGCGGCCTCGTCGCCGGCGAAGATGGCTTCCAGGATCTCGCGCAGCGCGTCCTGGTTGCGGGCGCGCAGGCTGGTGTCGGCGAAACGGGCGTCGGCCAGCAGGTCATCGCGGCCAACCACCTCGCACACGCTCTTCCACAGCGCCTGGTTGCCGGCGGCCATGCCGAAGTACCCGCCCTTGCAGCGGAACGCCTGGTAGGGCGCGTTGCGCGGATGGGCGGAGCCGAGCTTGACCGGATCGCGCCCGCTGCCGAAGAACTCGGAGGTCTGCAGCGCGGCGATGCCCAGCGTGGCGCCCAGCATGGGCACGTCGATGTGCGCGCCCTGCCCGCTGGCCTGCGCGGCGCGCAGCGCCGAGGCGATGGCGAAGGCGCCGTACAGCCCGGCCGAGAAGTCCGCCAGCGGCACGCCGCATTTGACGGGTTCGCCGCCGGCCTCGCCGGTGACGCTCATGATGCCGCTCATGGCCTGGATGGTGAGGTCGAAGCCGCCTTCCTGCGCGCGCGGGCCAGACTGTCCGTAGGCCGAGATCGAGCAATACACCAGCCGGGGATTGCGCGCCTTCAATGCCTCGTAGCCCAGGCCCAGGCGGTCCATCACGCCGGGACGGTTGTTTTCGATCAGCACATCGACGGTGAGCGCCAGCTCGCGCGCCAGCTCCAGGTCCCCGGGGTCTTTCAGATTCAAGGTCACGGAGCGCTTGTTGCGATTGAGCGAGGCGAAGTTCTCGCTGTAGCCGTCGGAGATCGGCGGCCAGCTGCGCAGCGTGTCGCCGCCGTCCGGGTTCTCGACCTTGATCACGTCGGCGCCCATGTCCGCCAGCAGCATGCCGCAGAACGGCCCCGCCGCCACATTGCAAATCTCCAGCACCGTGATGCCGGCCAGTGCCGAGCTGGGTGTCATGTCTGACCTCTCGTTATGAAAATTCAATATTTGGGATACGAAAAATAATCTATAGCGGCGAATCCGGCAATGGCACCATGAGCGTCCCGCTTGCCTGGCCGTGCCGGGCGTCCCTATGAAACCTAGAACATTCCCTAGGTCCATTGCTTAATCGTTGACCAGCATATCACCGTGTGGAATTCTAGGTAAACCATTTATTGGAATTCAAGTCCTATTTTTTAGGACATATAAGAACCCACCCCGAGCAGGCAGGTCCGCATCCCCCAAGGAGACAGTCATGAGAACACTCGCCGTATTCGCCGCTGCCGCCCTGGCGCTGGGACTGGCGGCCGGCCCCTCGCAGGCGGCCGACGCCTGGCCAGGCAAGCCCGTGCGCATGGTCGTGCCCTTCCCGCCCGGCGGCGCCACCGACGCCGCCGCGCGCATCTACGCCCAGCACCTGGGCGACTATCTGGGCCAGAGCGTGGTGGTCGAGAACAAGGCCGGCGCCGGCGGCGAGATCGGCGCGGAGTACGTGGCCAAGTCGGCTCCCGACGGCTACACGCTGCTGATGGGCGCGGTGGGCAGCCATGCGATCCACGCCGCCATGCCCGACAAGCCCGGCTATGACTTCGGCACGGCCTTCGTCGGCGTGTCGATGGCGACCAGCATGCCCATGGCGCTGGCGGTCAACAGCAAGGTGCCGGCGCGCAACGTGCAGGAGCTGATCGCGCTGGCCAAGGCCAAGCCTGGGTCCATCACCTACGGCTCGGCCGGGCCGGGCACCTCGCAGCACATGGCCGGCGAACTGTTCCAGGTGGTCACCGGCACGCGGTTGATGCACGTGCCGTACCGCGGCAGCGGGCCGGCCATCACGGACCTGCTGGGCGGCCAGATCGACATGGTCATCGAGACCCTGCCCGCGCTGCTGCCGCAGGCCGCCAGCGGCAAGATCCGGCTGCTGGCCGTGACCACGCCCACGCGCGCCGCCGCATTGCCCGAGCTGCCCACGCTGATCGAACAGGGCGTGAAGGACTACTCGGTGGCCACCACCTATGCCCTGCTGGCGCCGGCTGGCACGCCGGCCGCCATCGTGGACAAGCTCTCGGCCGGCATGCAAAAGGCCGCCGCGATGGAATCCGTGAAGCAGGCGGCGCAGAAGCTCGGCGCCGACGCCGTCGCCACGTCGCCGGCCGACACCCGCCGCATGTTGCAGCAGGAGACTGCCCGCTGGGCCGAGGTCGTGCGCCTGTCGGCGGCCAAATGACGGCCGCCCCCGACACGCATGACGCACAGGCCGTCGACCTGGCCATCATCGGCGGTGGATCGGTCGGCGTCAGCCTGCTGCTCCAGTTCCTGCTGTCGCTGCCCGCCGGCGGCGGCCGGCCGCTCAGCTTGCGGCTGTACGAACCGCAGGAGTGCCCCGGGCCGGGCGGCGCCTACCAGGACGACCTGCGCAGCAACCTGCTCAATATCCCGGCCGGCAATATGTCGGCGCTGGCCGACGAGCGCCTGGACTTCGTGGGCTGGCTGCGGCGCCAGGATCCCGCCTGGCTGGCCGGCCACGGGGTGGAAGGCGCGATCGATCCGGGCGATTTCCTGCCCCGGCCGCTGTTCGGCGCCTACATGGCCGACGCCTACGAGCGGGCGCGCGCGCTGGCGCCAAGCCGGGGCGTGACGCTGGAACACGTGCGCGCGCGCGTCGCCGGCGTCACGCCGCTGGCCAATGGACGCGTGCGGGTGTTGGCGGAATCGGGGCAGCCCTGTGTGGCGCGCCGCGTGGCGTTGTGCAACGGCAACCTGCCCTCGCGCGCCTTCCCGGCGCTGGCAGCCGCGCCCGGCTACTTCAACAGCCCCTATCCGGTCAGCGAGCTGGCGGCCGGCATCGCCGCCGACGCCACGGTCTGCGTGATCGGCACCAGCCTGAGCGCGGTCGACGCCGTGGTCGCGCTGCAGCAGGCCGGGCATCGCGGTCCGCTCATCTGCGTGTCGCGCAATGGCCGGCTGCCCTCGGTGCGCAGCCCGCATAACCGGCCGCCGCCGCGGGGCCTGACCGAACTGAGCCGCGATGGCGCGCAGGCGCTGGCGCACGCGCACGGCGGCGCGCTGACGCTGGAACGGATCGCCGCGGCGCTGGGCCGCGAAGTGCGGGCGCTGGGCGGCGCGGTCGACGCCGAGGACATCCTGGGCGTCGATGGCGACGCGCGGGCCGCGCTGGACGATGAAATCCGCCGTTCCGAACACGACGCGCGCCCATGGCAGGCGGTGGCCGCGGCGACCAACGCGGCCGTGGACCTGATCTGGCATCTGCTGCCGGACGCCGAGCGCGCGCGCTTCCAGTCGCAATGGCGCGCGCTGTGGATGGCGCGCCGCGCCAACTTTCCGATGCGCAACGCGCGCAAGCTGCAGGCGTTGTTCCGCGCCGGCCAGCTCGAGGTGCTAAGCGGCTACGTCGACAGCCGCCATGACGCCGCCGGCGGCTTCGTGACCCGCCTGCGCACGCCGGCGGGCGAGCGCGAGCTGCGCAGCCGCTATCTGATCAACGCCACCAGTTTCTCTGTGGACGCGGCTGGCGCCGCCGATCCCCTGGTGTCGGCGCTGCTGCGCGACGGCCACGGGCAGGCGCATCCGCATGGCGGGCTGGCGCTGGACTACGCCACCGGCAGCCTGCTGGACGCTGGCGGCGTCGTGCAACCCGCGATCACCGTGCTGGGCAGCCTGGCCGGCGGCACCTACTTCTGGACCACGTCCATGGACGTGAACGCCCGCCTGGCGCGGGACCAGGCGCGGCGCATCGCCGCCGCGCTGGCGGACGCGGGCGCTACTGTCCCAGGAAGCCGCCGCGATACCCCATGCCCTGGGATATCGCCTGCGCACAGGCCGCCACGTCCGGCGCCAGCTGCTTCATCCGGGCCGCGCTGAGGCGGTCCAGCGGCCCGGAGATGCCCACGGCCGCCACGGGCTGGTCCAGGCTGTTGAACAGCGCCACGGCCAGCCCGCCCACGCCTTCGCGCCATTCGCCGCGATTGATGGCGTAGCCGGCGCGCACCACCTTGCGCAGCTCGTCCTTGAGCAGCGGCATGGTGACGATGGTGGCCGGCGTGTGCCGCTGCAACTGGTCCGCATAGCGCTCGACATAGCCGTCGGACTGATAGGCCAGCAGCGCCTTGCCGGTGGCCACGGCATAGGCCGGCGCGCGTCCGCCGATCATGGAATAGGCGCGGATCGGCTGCGGACTGTCGATCTTGTCCACGTACACCACGTCAAAGCCGTCCAGCACCGACAGATGCACGGTTTCGCCGGTCTGGTCGGCCAGCGTGCGCATGTAGGGCGCGGCCAGCTTGCGCACGTCCAGCTGCGCCAGCTGCCGCGCGGCCAGCTCAAACAGCCGCACCGCGCCGCGATAGCCGCCGCCCTCGTCGTCCTTGATCACATAGCCGGCATGGATCAGCGTCTGCAGCGTGCGATGGGTATTGCTGCGGGTCAGTCCCACGCGGGCGGCCAGCGCATCGATGGTGCGCGGCGGATTGTCCACGTCGGTGACCGCCTCCAGCACCATCAGCCCCTTGAGCAGCGTCTTGTCCATATCGTCTATTTCCTAATATTTAGGACGAGACCATAGCATGAGACGTGGAGCGCGGACAGGTCCGCGCCCCCTGGGCCGGCGCCTGTCAGGCCGAGGCGGCCAGCCCGGCGCGCACCGCTAGCGAACGGTCCCAGAGATTGGGCAGGCTGGTCGAGGAATAGCCCGACACGAAAGGCTTGGCCATACCGGTGACCGGATCATAGACATGGCGCGACACCGCGCCGATATTGCCGCCATACAGGTGCACGCTGATCGATACGCGATCGGCATGCGCGTTGGACACCTGATGGATATCGCCTTCCTCGGGCGCCAGCCGCTCCACGTCGCCCGGCAGCAGGGTCGATGCCGCGCCCGCCAACCGCAGGCCGCCGTCCGCCTCGCGCACGTAGCGCTGGTTGATCTCCGAGCCGCGCAACATGCCCACGTAGCCCCAGACCTCGTGATCGTGCACCGGCGTGCTCTGGCCCGGCCCCCAGACAAAGCTGACCATGGAGAAGCGCTCCAGCGGGTCGCAATGCAGCAGGTATTGCTGGTAATACTGCGGATGCGGCACGGTACAGGCCTCGGGCAGCCAGTCATCGTGCCGCAGCAGCTCCGTGAACGCGGACTCCAGCGCCGGGCTCTGCGCCAGGCCCGCCGGGCCGGCCAGCCGCGTGGCGGTGGCGATGAAGCAACGAAGCCGGTCCAGGCCCGTGATCGGTTCAGGCATTGCTAGTCTCCCAGGTCGGGCGCGGCGGGCGAATCCGCCCTGGCCCGGTTGATGTTCCCAAAATCCTGGTGGCAGTATCCACGATTCGGGAACCCGCAGGCGCAATGCCCATGCGCCGGTCGCGGCGATTGCAACAAGCACGGCGATTGCTCCCCCGCTTGACAGGCATGTCCGCGTACAGGCAGCGTAGTGAACCATCGATCAGGTTGAACATGCATCACGCCACCGACTTTCCCACGCGCCCCGCTTGCGCCCGTCCGCGATGACCGGCCCGCGGCACGACATTCCCGCCGCGCTGGCGCAGGCCCTGCGGCAAAGCAGGCGGCCCGTGGTCTTCACGGGCGCGGGCGTCTCCGCCGAAAGCGGCATCGCGACGTTCCGCGACGCGCTCACCGGACTATGGTCGCGCTTCGACGCGCAGGCCCTGGCCACGCCCGAGGCCTTCCGCGCCCATCCCGACCTGGTCTGGGGCTGGTATGAATGGCGACGCGAGCAGGCCCTGCGCGCCCGGCCGAACGCCGCGCACCTGGCCATCGCCAGACTGGCCGCGCATGCGCCGGCGCTCACCGTGATCACGCAGAACGTGGACGATCTGCACGAGCGCGCGGGCAGTCCGAAAGTACTGCATCTGCATGGCAGCCTGCACGCGCCGCGCTGCGCCGATTGCCGCGCGCCCTGGAGCCGCGCCGAGCCCGCGAGCGCTGACGCCGCGGCAGCCGGCACAACGGCAGCCGATATCCGGACAGCCGACGCCGCGACCGCCAGCGCGGCCGCGTCCGGCGCGCCGAGCGGGGAACAGGACGAAGGCCGCCGCATCGAGCCGCCGCGCTGCGCCACTTGCGGCGGTCCCGTGCGGCCAGGCGTCGTCTGGTTCGGAGAAAGCCTGCCCACCGACGCCTGGCGCGCGGCCCAGCTCGCCGCCGAGCAATGCGATCTGCTGCTGAGCATCGGCACCTCGGCCCTGGTCTATCCCGCCGCGGAGCTGCCGCAACGCGCGCTGGCCGCGGGCGCCGTCGTCGCGCAGGTCAATCCGGCCGCCACGCCAATGGATGCGCGCGTGAAGTTCAATCTGCGCGGCCAGGCCGCCGACGTGCTGCCCAGGTTGCTGCAAAGCGCGGGGATCTGAACCGGCGACCGCGAACGCGGGCCACGCCGTGCGCATCATCCGCAAATGGCGCCCGCATGGCTATCAGCCACGCGCATCATGCGTGCCCTGCCGCGTCTGCGGCGATCACCACTTGCAGCCGCTGTCCGTGACCGTATCAGCCAAAAGAAAGGGCAGCGCCAGCAGGCCCTTGGACGCATGCGCATCGCGGCAAGGCGGACGCGCGGCCTTCTCCATCTCGCGCGACAGCACGGTGCGTTCGGCCGGCGCCTTGGGCGCGAGCCTGGGCACGGGTTCGCCGCGCGCGCGCCGTTCGCCGGGCGCGGCCGAGTCCGACGGCTGCCAACCGAAATCGCGCGACGCAGGCGCTGACGCGCCGGCGGACGGCACATCAGCCGGCTTGCCCGCGCGAGGCTCGGACTGGACGCGAGGTCGCGCTGCCGCTGGCTGCGTGCTTGTCTGCGTACTTTTTTGCGTGTTCGCCTGCGTGGACGATGGCTCGGCGCGTTCGGGCTGCGCTCGCGGCACATCCGCCGCCGGCGTCTCCACGGAACCCCGCGCGGGCGCCGCGACCTGCCCGCTCTCGCCGCGTGGCGACGCGCTGCGCTCGACGCGTGGAGTCGGCGGCGCAAGCAGCTCCACGAACATGGATTCGGAATCAGACGGCATGGCCGGCGGAATCGGCGACGGCGTCATGCCGCGCCAGATCAGGCTTCCGATGCCCACATGCAAGGCGCAGGCCAGCAAGGCCGCGATCCACGACCTTGCGCGCCTGCCGCGCGCATTCCCGCCATCCCAGCCCAGGCCGTTGACATGGCCGGCGGCAAGCATCGGGACCATCTGCAATACTCGACTGACAAGCCCGATTCCACGGGCGACCGGGGGATGATAGCCCTCGCGCCGGTGAAGATTTGTGAAGTTGTAGCCGAGTCCTGTGAGCGCTACGCGCGCGCCGCCACGAAACGAGGGGAAACCCCAAATTCCAGGGCGCTCGCGATGGACTTAAAGTGGCAAGACACCATCCGGCCCTGGAGAGCATCATTCCATTTTCCTGGAGACTTCCCGACGTGTTCGTGCGCTCGCCCGACGGTGCCCTGCACCGCGTGGTGCGGCATGCCACGACCACGGAGACCATTGCCAAGCTTGAGAGCATTCCCAGCGACTATCACCTGGATTGCCAGTGCATGCTCGACAATGGGGAAGCCCTGACCTGGATCGGCGACAACCGCTATCGCCAGGTCGATGGCGGCAAGGTCTACACGGCGGTGCGGCCCCAACAAGCCCAGGGCGACGCCCGCAAGCAGAATCCTGACGCCGAGCCCGCGCTGGACGCCTGCCGCACGCAGGCGGGTCCCGCTGCGTCGCCTCCGCCCAGGACCGAGTTACCATTGGCTGTGATCAACCTGAAAACCGGCAACGACTGGAGCCTGATCCGCGCCTGGCGCGAGCACCTGAACATCAGCACCGCTGACATGGCTGCCCGGCTGGGAGTGGACCACTCCATTTATATCGAACTGGAACGGCCGCGGCCGCGCCCCCGCCAGATCATCCTGGAGCGGGTATCGGCAGCGCTGGGGGTATCGCCCGAACA
The Achromobacter sp. AONIH1 DNA segment above includes these coding regions:
- a CDS encoding CoA-transferase subunit beta, producing the protein MAEQWSGFSYIVTNLARFIRPDEITFSGVNSTMPMLACLLAKRAYDWDYVYINVAGGVNPRPSHVPLSSSDPVLAEHTASIFANEDFYDLCTRGRMDLTFLGAAQIDGEGCANNSCIGDWHAPKVRLPGGGGGAVMLPTARRACTWRTEHSTRTLVPRLDFVTSWGGFHGVVTPIAVFIKRDGRLALQSWHPQASLAEVRERTGFEFDASGAAPTEPPTPAEARALRELDPEGQFERDAAVTLR
- a CDS encoding CoA transferase subunit A, with the protein product MGSGYNQKNKQRTLAELAAMVPDGASIALGGSFLHRGPFGFVRELIRQGKRDLELIKQSPGYDVDILCRAGALRRVRAGIVAMEGNFGLAPWYRKAIERGEVELEEHACASLTAGLRAAAFGVPFQPCGGLHGSGLPELNGWKCIDDPYGSGQRTWVVPAVRPDFAVIQASEIDAQGNVRVSGTAHWDRIMSRAAGSVLVVAEKQVDSAVFEAQPESTLVPYFMVQAYAVAPGSAWPGSCWPAYAIDYPAVEAYMDKNSELAAHLAAAPEAKEASHG
- a CDS encoding enoyl-CoA hydratase/isomerase family protein: MSDITETDGLRVERRGALHLLTLARPDKMNALSAGLVEALIAAVDRAQAEQARAIVFQGEGRNFSAGFDFGDWESQSEGDLLLRFVRIEMLLQRVAATPCLTVALAHGRNFGAGVDLFGACKWRLAAPEASFRMPGLKFGLVLGTRRFAALVGAERARTILEQAATFDAEAALRDGFVSRLAKQDEWPAAADEALAVASALTDASRAQLYAALSLEAPDADLARLTRSAAEPGLKARVAAYLQAR
- a CDS encoding CaiB/BaiF CoA-transferase family protein, encoding MTPSSALAGITVLEICNVAAGPFCGMLLADMGADVIKVENPDGGDTLRSWPPISDGYSENFASLNRNKRSVTLNLKDPGDLELARELALTVDVLIENNRPGVMDRLGLGYEALKARNPRLVYCSISAYGQSGPRAQEGGFDLTIQAMSGIMSVTGEAGGEPVKCGVPLADFSAGLYGAFAIASALRAAQASGQGAHIDVPMLGATLGIAALQTSEFFGSGRDPVKLGSAHPRNAPYQAFRCKGGYFGMAAGNQALWKSVCEVVGRDDLLADARFADTSLRARNQDALREILEAIFAGDEAASWLARFREAGVPCAPINTYSEVLADPQVEHMGWVQPLELPNGVRTRTFGLPVRFDGQTTALRRRPPALGEHNEEVLGALRARRKEPA
- a CDS encoding tripartite tricarboxylate transporter substrate binding protein, whose product is MRTLAVFAAAALALGLAAGPSQAADAWPGKPVRMVVPFPPGGATDAAARIYAQHLGDYLGQSVVVENKAGAGGEIGAEYVAKSAPDGYTLLMGAVGSHAIHAAMPDKPGYDFGTAFVGVSMATSMPMALAVNSKVPARNVQELIALAKAKPGSITYGSAGPGTSQHMAGELFQVVTGTRLMHVPYRGSGPAITDLLGGQIDMVIETLPALLPQAASGKIRLLAVTTPTRAAALPELPTLIEQGVKDYSVATTYALLAPAGTPAAIVDKLSAGMQKAAAMESVKQAAQKLGADAVATSPADTRRMLQQETARWAEVVRLSAAK
- a CDS encoding FAD/NAD(P)-binding protein; the encoded protein is MTAAPDTHDAQAVDLAIIGGGSVGVSLLLQFLLSLPAGGGRPLSLRLYEPQECPGPGGAYQDDLRSNLLNIPAGNMSALADERLDFVGWLRRQDPAWLAGHGVEGAIDPGDFLPRPLFGAYMADAYERARALAPSRGVTLEHVRARVAGVTPLANGRVRVLAESGQPCVARRVALCNGNLPSRAFPALAAAPGYFNSPYPVSELAAGIAADATVCVIGTSLSAVDAVVALQQAGHRGPLICVSRNGRLPSVRSPHNRPPPRGLTELSRDGAQALAHAHGGALTLERIAAALGREVRALGGAVDAEDILGVDGDARAALDDEIRRSEHDARPWQAVAAATNAAVDLIWHLLPDAERARFQSQWRALWMARRANFPMRNARKLQALFRAGQLEVLSGYVDSRHDAAGGFVTRLRTPAGERELRSRYLINATSFSVDAAGAADPLVSALLRDGHGQAHPHGGLALDYATGSLLDAGGVVQPAITVLGSLAGGTYFWTTSMDVNARLARDQARRIAAALADAGATVPGSRRDTPCPGISPAHRPPRPAPAASSGPR
- a CDS encoding IclR family transcriptional regulator, whose product is MDKTLLKGLMVLEAVTDVDNPPRTIDALAARVGLTRSNTHRTLQTLIHAGYVIKDDEGGGYRGAVRLFELAARQLAQLDVRKLAAPYMRTLADQTGETVHLSVLDGFDVVYVDKIDSPQPIRAYSMIGGRAPAYAVATGKALLAYQSDGYVERYADQLQRHTPATIVTMPLLKDELRKVVRAGYAINRGEWREGVGGLAVALFNSLDQPVAAVGISGPLDRLSAARMKQLAPDVAACAQAISQGMGYRGGFLGQ
- a CDS encoding cysteine dioxygenase, producing the protein MPEPITGLDRLRCFIATATRLAGPAGLAQSPALESAFTELLRHDDWLPEACTVPHPQYYQQYLLHCDPLERFSMVSFVWGPGQSTPVHDHEVWGYVGMLRGSEINQRYVREADGGLRLAGAASTLLPGDVERLAPEEGDIHQVSNAHADRVSISVHLYGGNIGAVSRHVYDPVTGMAKPFVSGYSSTSLPNLWDRSLAVRAGLAASA
- a CDS encoding NAD-dependent deacylase; translated protein: MTGPRHDIPAALAQALRQSRRPVVFTGAGVSAESGIATFRDALTGLWSRFDAQALATPEAFRAHPDLVWGWYEWRREQALRARPNAAHLAIARLAAHAPALTVITQNVDDLHERAGSPKVLHLHGSLHAPRCADCRAPWSRAEPASADAAAAGTTAADIRTADAATASAAASGAPSGEQDEGRRIEPPRCATCGGPVRPGVVWFGESLPTDAWRAAQLAAEQCDLLLSIGTSALVYPAAELPQRALAAGAVVAQVNPAATPMDARVKFNLRGQAADVLPRLLQSAGI
- a CDS encoding helix-turn-helix domain-containing protein; the encoded protein is MESIIPFSWRLPDVFVRSPDGALHRVVRHATTTETIAKLESIPSDYHLDCQCMLDNGEALTWIGDNRYRQVDGGKVYTAVRPQQAQGDARKQNPDAEPALDACRTQAGPAASPPPRTELPLAVINLKTGNDWSLIRAWREHLNISTADMAARLGVDHSIYIELERPRPRPRQIILERVSAALGVSPEQLDDSSFGGHMH